A stretch of the Thunnus thynnus chromosome 7, fThuThy2.1, whole genome shotgun sequence genome encodes the following:
- the txndc17 gene encoding thioredoxin domain-containing protein 17, translated as MAKYEEVSVRGYDEFCKAVSERKGKDIFAYFSGDKDAQGKSWCPDCVTAEPVVRGEMSHLPEGSVFIYCQVGQRAYWKDPNNEFKKTLKLSGVPTLLRYGTPQKLVEEECFKAELVKMMFTED; from the exons ATGGCGAAGTACGAAGAAGTGAGTGTGCGTGGCTACGATGAATTCTGCAAAGCTGTGtctgagagaaaaggaaaggacaTTTTTGCTTATTTCTCTGGTGATAAAGACGCCCAAGGAAAGAGCTGGTGCCCAGACTGTGTAACAG CTGAGCCGGTTGTAAGAGGGGAGATGAGTCACCTTCCCGAGGGCTCTGTCTTCATCTACTGTCAAGTTGGACAAAGGGCCTA CTGGAAGGATCCAAATAATGAGTTCAAGAAGACGCTGAAGCTGAGCGGAGTTCCCACTCTATTGCGATATGGCACA CCTCAGAAATTGGTGGAGGAAGAATGCTTCAAAGCAGAGCTGGTGAAGATGATGTTCACTGAGGACTGA